From Bacillus sp. FSL K6-3431, the proteins below share one genomic window:
- the ppaX gene encoding pyrophosphatase PpaX, with translation MDKRITTLLFDLDGTLIDTNELIVSSFLHTLGKFYPNRFERADVLPFLGPPLVVTFNGIDPQKTEEMIVEYRKYNLAQHDLLVKEFNGVFETIRTLSENNFKLAIVSTKMRDTVIKGLELTKLDQFFDVIISLDEVERAKPDPEPLEKALKALGSTPKEAMMIGDNHHDILGGKNAGTYTCGVSWSLKGKEYLEQFHPDYMLEKMADLLEIIGVDNK, from the coding sequence ATGGATAAACGAATTACAACTTTATTGTTTGATCTTGATGGAACATTAATAGACACGAATGAATTAATCGTTTCGTCTTTTCTACATACATTGGGGAAATTTTACCCAAATCGTTTTGAAAGGGCGGATGTACTTCCTTTTCTAGGCCCGCCATTGGTTGTTACATTTAACGGAATTGATCCACAGAAAACGGAAGAAATGATCGTAGAATATCGGAAATATAACTTAGCTCAGCATGATTTACTAGTAAAAGAATTCAACGGTGTGTTTGAAACGATTCGAACTCTCTCTGAAAATAACTTTAAATTAGCTATTGTCTCGACCAAAATGAGAGATACCGTTATTAAAGGATTAGAGTTGACAAAGCTTGACCAGTTTTTCGATGTGATTATTAGTCTTGATGAGGTCGAGCGAGCAAAACCAGATCCCGAACCGTTAGAAAAAGCTTTAAAGGCATTAGGCTCAACTCCGAAAGAGGCAATGATGATCGGTGATAATCATCATGATATATTGGGCGGGAAAAATGCTGGTACATATACATGTGGTGTTTCATGGTCCTTAAAAGGAAAAGAATACTTAGAGCAATTTCATCCTGATTATATGTTAGAAAAAATGGCTGATTTACTCGAAATTATCGGAGTAGACAACAAATGA
- a CDS encoding tetratricopeptide repeat protein, which yields MVKESKLKYEKSNIFPFVPTGEYYYHRGIKAYDRYDLSKAKKYLIRAWELEPDEPMIACQLALIYTEEGEYTESNALLHKVIKDLDERMTECHYFLANNYAHLGLFTEAYKHARLYLDLDQLGEFSEDAEELLALMGINEDEDLDELEEQESLANQQEVARQLLEAGDFNHAIEMLEQAVEDNPEFWPAYNNLALAYFYEGETGKALGILEKVLEKNPGNLHALCNLVIFLFYERKEDELNTLLSALEKVQPISMEHRYKLGATFALAGKYDIAYYWLRHIQKHGYEGDAGYYYWLARAAHFTGNPANAQRAWKQLAEMNPDRAVTEPWKEVQQTYIRKIDDDASIMKMLRSDRLRERLYAIFLIGVSGRKQELITHDEFKPLDEFSLTEKIYLAIIIQSNTKEKIDPDGLVEKGHEVALKLYKKCNYDRKKADDLILTWFSIFVDALKAGEHFNNPHAIAAAMEYIWLRDQENKKSQKIIADECGTSLSTLRKYIQLLEKYWK from the coding sequence ATGGTTAAAGAATCAAAACTAAAGTATGAGAAATCAAATATTTTTCCGTTTGTACCAACTGGAGAATATTATTACCATAGAGGAATTAAAGCGTATGACCGATATGATTTAAGCAAAGCGAAAAAGTATTTAATAAGAGCATGGGAGCTAGAACCTGACGAGCCAATGATTGCATGCCAATTAGCACTAATCTACACAGAAGAAGGCGAATACACTGAATCAAACGCATTATTGCATAAAGTAATTAAAGATCTTGACGAGCGAATGACTGAATGCCATTACTTTTTGGCTAACAATTATGCTCATCTTGGTCTTTTTACTGAAGCTTATAAACACGCACGGCTATATCTCGATCTAGACCAACTAGGCGAGTTTTCGGAAGATGCGGAAGAGCTACTTGCTTTGATGGGGATAAATGAAGATGAGGATTTAGATGAACTTGAAGAGCAGGAGTCATTAGCAAATCAACAGGAAGTTGCTCGCCAGTTATTAGAAGCGGGAGATTTTAATCATGCGATTGAGATGCTTGAACAAGCAGTGGAGGACAATCCTGAGTTTTGGCCTGCATATAATAATCTTGCCCTAGCATATTTCTATGAAGGGGAAACTGGTAAAGCATTGGGGATTTTGGAAAAGGTTTTGGAAAAAAATCCAGGAAACTTACACGCATTATGTAATTTAGTTATCTTTTTATTTTATGAAAGAAAAGAAGACGAATTAAATACACTGCTTTCAGCCCTAGAAAAAGTTCAACCAATCTCCATGGAACATCGATATAAATTGGGGGCAACATTCGCACTAGCGGGTAAATATGACATAGCATATTATTGGCTACGTCATATTCAGAAGCATGGCTATGAAGGCGATGCAGGTTATTATTATTGGCTAGCAAGAGCAGCACATTTTACTGGGAACCCTGCAAATGCACAACGAGCATGGAAACAATTGGCAGAGATGAATCCTGATAGGGCCGTAACGGAGCCTTGGAAAGAAGTTCAACAAACATATATTAGAAAAATAGATGATGATGCTTCCATTATGAAAATGCTACGTAGTGATCGTTTGAGAGAAAGACTGTACGCCATTTTTCTAATTGGGGTATCTGGACGAAAACAAGAGTTGATCACGCACGATGAATTTAAACCATTGGATGAATTTTCATTAACAGAAAAAATTTATTTAGCAATTATCATCCAATCAAACACAAAAGAAAAAATTGATCCAGATGGTCTAGTGGAAAAAGGACATGAAGTCGCGTTGAAATTGTATAAGAAATGCAATTATGATAGAAAGAAAGCTGACGACCTTATTTTAACGTGGTTTTCTATTTTTGTGGATGCTTTAAAAGCTGGAGAACACTTTAATAATCCTCATGCGATTGCAGCTGCAATGGAATACATTTGGCTTCGTGATCAAGAAAATAAAAAATCACAAAAAATAATAGCAGATGAATGTGGTACTTCACTGTCAACATTAAGAAAGTATATTCAATTATTAGAAAAGTATTGGAAATGA
- a CDS encoding acyltransferase — MRKTERFPVEGANSLWHVYKTVPFWKVIRNFIVIQLARYTPFLSIKNGMYRTFLHMKIGKHTSFALMVMLDVMYPEKISVGRNTVIGYNTTILAHEYLIKEYRLGQVNIGDEVMIGANSTILPGITIGNGAIVSAGTLVNKDVPPGTFVGGNPMRIIYTKEELAEKWKSDPIYGEKT; from the coding sequence ATGAGGAAAACAGAGCGGTTTCCAGTAGAGGGAGCAAATTCTTTATGGCATGTATATAAAACGGTACCGTTCTGGAAGGTTATTCGCAATTTTATCGTAATTCAACTGGCAAGATATACACCTTTTTTAAGTATAAAAAATGGGATGTATCGGACGTTTTTACATATGAAGATTGGCAAGCATACGTCATTCGCACTAATGGTTATGCTTGATGTCATGTATCCAGAGAAAATTTCTGTTGGCCGAAACACGGTGATTGGCTATAATACGACAATTTTAGCACATGAATATTTAATTAAAGAATATCGACTGGGACAAGTAAACATTGGTGATGAAGTGATGATCGGAGCGAATTCTACCATTTTGCCTGGAATCACGATCGGCAATGGTGCTATTGTCTCAGCTGGTACACTTGTAAATAAAGACGTGCCTCCTGGAACGTTTGTTGGAGGAAATCCGATGCGAATTATTTATACAAAAGAAGAACTTGCAGAAAAGTGGAAAAGTGATCCTATATATGGAGAAAAAACCTGA
- the rapZ gene encoding RNase adapter RapZ, producing MNTSVTEEVQLVIITGMSGAGKTVAVHSFEDLGFFCVDNLPPALMPKFLELMKESGNKMNKVALVMDLRGRDFFDTLLRVVEELGDSTWVTPRILFLDADDAALVRRYKETRRTHPLAPVGLPLDGINQERKLLEELKGQAKLIYNTSNMKPKELREKILMEFSANKQSIFTVNMMSFGFKHGIPIDADLVFDVRFLPNPHYIDHMRPKTGLEEEVSNYVLKWHDTQKFLAKITDLLSFMLPHYKREGKSQLVVAIGCTGGQHRSVALAEYIGKFYENEYHIQVTHRDIQKRKELA from the coding sequence ATGAATACTAGTGTTACGGAAGAAGTGCAATTGGTTATCATTACGGGGATGTCTGGGGCAGGAAAGACGGTTGCGGTCCACAGTTTTGAAGACTTGGGTTTCTTTTGTGTCGATAATTTACCTCCTGCACTCATGCCGAAATTTCTTGAGTTAATGAAGGAATCAGGAAATAAAATGAATAAAGTAGCACTTGTAATGGATTTACGTGGGAGAGATTTCTTCGATACGCTCTTACGTGTCGTTGAAGAGCTTGGGGATTCTACGTGGGTAACCCCACGAATCTTGTTTCTCGATGCTGATGATGCGGCGCTAGTTCGTAGATATAAGGAAACACGACGTACTCACCCGTTAGCCCCTGTTGGATTACCGCTTGATGGGATTAATCAAGAGCGAAAGCTACTAGAAGAATTAAAAGGGCAAGCAAAGCTTATTTATAATACATCTAATATGAAGCCTAAAGAATTAAGAGAGAAAATACTTATGGAATTTTCGGCAAATAAACAATCTATTTTTACAGTGAATATGATGTCATTTGGTTTTAAACATGGCATTCCTATCGATGCAGATCTTGTTTTTGATGTCCGTTTTTTGCCTAATCCACATTATATTGACCATATGAGACCTAAGACAGGTTTGGAAGAGGAAGTATCCAATTATGTGTTGAAATGGCATGATACACAAAAGTTCCTTGCGAAAATAACGGATCTATTATCATTTATGCTCCCTCACTATAAACGCGAGGGGAAAAGTCAACTCGTCGTCGCTATCGGATGTACAGGTGGACAGCACCGATCTGTCGCACTCGCTGAATATATTGGGAAATTCTATGAAAATGAATATCATATTCAAGTAACGCATCGTGATATCCAGAAAAGAAAGGAATTGGCCTAA
- the hprK gene encoding HPr(Ser) kinase/phosphatase: MAKVRTEDIIKQFDLELISGEEGIHKLITTSDISRPGLEISGFFNYYPAERVQLLGRSESSFIAQMTGHERQERMELLCNATTPGIVITRGLDIPTELIEASERHSVPIMRTTMKSTRFSSRLTNYLEGRLAPTTAVHGVLVDIYGIGVLITGQSGVGKSETALALIKRGHQLVADDCVEIRQEDEGLLVGTSPELLEHLLEIRGLGIINVMTLFGAGAVRPSKSITLTINLESWDQNKHYDRLGLDEEKMKIIDTDITRLTVPVRPGRNLAVIIEVAAMNFRLKRLGVNAAEQFTERLNQVIRDGDND; encoded by the coding sequence TTGGCGAAAGTGCGAACAGAAGATATTATTAAACAATTTGATTTGGAATTGATTAGCGGTGAGGAAGGAATTCATAAACTGATTACGACAAGTGATATTTCACGACCTGGTTTGGAAATTTCCGGATTCTTTAATTATTATCCAGCGGAACGAGTGCAACTATTGGGTAGATCTGAAAGTAGCTTTATCGCACAAATGACAGGGCATGAGAGACAAGAACGGATGGAACTTTTATGTAATGCAACGACGCCTGGAATTGTAATCACACGCGGGTTAGACATTCCTACTGAGTTAATAGAGGCTTCTGAGCGCCATTCTGTGCCAATTATGCGCACAACAATGAAGTCCACTCGTTTTTCTAGTAGGCTAACAAACTATTTAGAAGGTAGATTAGCTCCTACTACTGCGGTTCACGGCGTGCTAGTAGATATATATGGTATAGGTGTTCTAATTACAGGTCAAAGTGGTGTAGGTAAAAGTGAAACTGCACTAGCGCTTATCAAGCGCGGACATCAGTTAGTCGCAGATGACTGTGTAGAAATACGGCAGGAGGATGAGGGATTACTCGTTGGAACATCTCCGGAGCTGCTGGAACACTTATTAGAAATTCGTGGTTTGGGAATCATTAATGTAATGACATTATTTGGAGCTGGAGCGGTAAGACCTAGTAAGAGTATTACTTTAACAATTAATTTGGAATCATGGGACCAAAATAAACATTATGATCGACTTGGCCTTGATGAAGAAAAAATGAAGATTATTGATACGGATATAACCAGATTAACCGTACCAGTTCGTCCTGGTCGAAATTTAGCAGTTATTATTGAAGTTGCAGCGATGAATTTTAGACTAAAAAGACTTGGTGTGAATGCTGCGGAGCAATTTACGGAACGCCTTAATCAAGTAATCCGTGATGGTGACAATGACTAA
- the trxB gene encoding thioredoxin-disulfide reductase: protein MTEEKIYDVIIVGAGPAGMTAAVYASRANLSTLMIERGMPGGQMANTADVENYPGFEHILGPDLSTKMFEHAKKFGAEYAYGDIKDVIDGKEFKIVKAGAKEYKARAIIITTGAEYRKMGIPGEQDLTGRGVSYCAVCDGAFFKGKELIVVGGGDSAVEEGVFLTRFADKVTIIHRRDELRAQKILQDRAFANEKVNFIWNHTVKEINEKNGKVGSATIVSTETGEETEFAADGAFIYIGMDPLTKPFTHLGITNEAGYIVTNENMETNASGIFAAGDVRDKLLRQIVTATGDGSIAAQSAQIYIESLMEQLQTQ, encoded by the coding sequence ATGACGGAAGAAAAAATTTACGATGTGATTATTGTTGGTGCTGGTCCAGCTGGTATGACAGCTGCTGTATATGCATCACGTGCGAATTTATCTACTTTGATGATTGAACGTGGAATGCCGGGTGGACAGATGGCAAACACGGCTGATGTGGAAAACTATCCGGGATTTGAGCATATATTAGGTCCTGATTTATCGACGAAAATGTTTGAACACGCAAAGAAATTTGGTGCGGAATATGCCTACGGAGATATTAAAGATGTGATTGATGGCAAGGAATTTAAAATTGTAAAAGCTGGAGCAAAAGAATATAAAGCTCGGGCGATTATTATCACAACAGGTGCTGAATACCGTAAGATGGGAATTCCGGGTGAGCAAGACCTTACAGGCCGTGGTGTCTCTTATTGTGCGGTTTGTGATGGTGCTTTCTTTAAAGGAAAAGAGCTTATAGTAGTAGGTGGCGGCGATTCAGCAGTTGAAGAAGGAGTGTTCCTAACAAGATTTGCTGATAAAGTGACAATTATTCACCGTAGAGATGAGCTTCGTGCACAAAAAATTCTTCAAGACCGCGCTTTTGCAAATGAAAAAGTTAATTTTATTTGGAATCATACAGTAAAAGAAATTAATGAAAAAAATGGCAAGGTTGGTTCTGCTACAATTGTTTCTACTGAAACGGGAGAAGAAACAGAATTTGCTGCAGATGGAGCATTCATCTATATTGGAATGGACCCATTAACTAAGCCTTTCACTCATCTTGGAATCACGAATGAAGCGGGTTATATTGTAACAAACGAGAATATGGAAACAAATGCTTCTGGCATCTTTGCTGCAGGAGATGTGCGCGATAAATTACTTAGACAAATCGTTACTGCAACGGGAGACGGAAGTATTGCTGCTCAAAGCGCTCAAATATATATTGAAAGTTTAATGGAGCAATTACAAACTCAGTAA
- the lgt gene encoding prolipoprotein diacylglyceryl transferase: MESGITPINPVAIKFGPVSVAWYGIIIGLGIALALYVAIRESDRRGLHKDLFADLMIWAIPIAIISARIYYVIFQWDYYGQNPGEIIKIWEGGIAIHGALIGSVITTVIFTRLKGVSFWKVVDIAAPSIILGQAIGRWGNFINQEAHGREVTRAFLENLHLPQFIIDQMFINGAYYHPTFLYESIWNIIGFAILIALRRVNLRRGELFLSYVIWYSVGRFFIEGLRTDSLMLTDSLRIAQVISLILIVIASAIWVYRRKLGLATAKYLDK, translated from the coding sequence ATGGAATCTGGAATTACCCCAATTAATCCAGTTGCGATAAAGTTTGGTCCTGTGTCAGTTGCTTGGTACGGTATCATCATCGGACTAGGAATTGCACTTGCGTTATATGTCGCTATACGTGAAAGTGATAGACGAGGGTTACATAAAGATTTATTTGCAGATTTAATGATTTGGGCTATTCCTATTGCTATTATTTCTGCAAGAATTTATTATGTTATTTTTCAATGGGACTACTACGGACAAAATCCTGGAGAAATTATTAAAATATGGGAAGGTGGCATCGCCATTCATGGAGCATTGATTGGCTCTGTAATTACGACCGTCATCTTTACAAGGCTTAAGGGTGTTTCATTCTGGAAAGTGGTAGATATTGCTGCTCCGAGCATTATTCTTGGCCAAGCAATTGGCCGCTGGGGGAACTTTATTAATCAAGAGGCACATGGGAGAGAAGTGACAAGAGCTTTTCTTGAGAACTTGCACCTTCCGCAATTTATTATTGATCAAATGTTTATTAATGGCGCCTATTATCACCCAACGTTTTTATATGAATCGATTTGGAATATTATTGGGTTTGCTATATTAATTGCATTGAGAAGAGTTAACTTACGCCGTGGAGAATTATTTTTAAGTTATGTTATTTGGTATTCGGTTGGTCGCTTTTTTATTGAAGGTTTGAGAACAGATAGCTTAATGCTTACAGATAGTTTGCGTATCGCTCAAGTCATTTCGCTTATTCTAATAGTCATTGCATCGGCTATTTGGGTCTATAGAAGAAAGTTAGGGCTTGCCACAGCTAAATATCTAGATAAATAA
- a CDS encoding DUF4097 domain-containing protein, with amino-acid sequence MNEERKKILGLVQDGKLSAQEAIILLEALEKDEKMQEPSESDKKVDENTGAETNKTDTKKESTSDNSQSNGEQSSENQKDDTFYSQLENAGERIFDFVNNALHKIKHIDFQFNQSVDIPHTFQQTDNEIEKIDIDIANGPMRIVAWDQADVRIECQAKVYRSDDREEARKYFLDNTIFSIENGLLCFATQSKWMRVETVVYIPKKEYKKITIRIFNGGLTGEDIQSELLTVKTTNGKVELAKLEGKKFEVDTVNGQINVKDSKVDEIEAETVNGTVDVSGIFQVAELQSFNGNITCTLPKTGAKRIEAKVVTGNINIYVPEGATIDGDVRSNLGSYKLDLEGINVSHEKKEIVQKQIQFKRPGSDEEVIRLLADTKTGSVLVRHSESL; translated from the coding sequence ATGAATGAAGAACGAAAAAAAATATTGGGATTAGTTCAGGACGGAAAGCTCTCCGCTCAAGAAGCGATTATCCTACTTGAAGCACTTGAAAAAGATGAAAAGATGCAGGAACCTAGTGAAAGTGATAAAAAGGTTGATGAAAATACTGGTGCGGAGACAAATAAGACAGATACCAAAAAAGAATCAACTTCAGATAATTCTCAATCCAATGGTGAACAATCGTCTGAAAATCAAAAGGATGATACTTTTTATTCCCAGCTTGAGAATGCAGGCGAACGGATTTTTGACTTTGTAAACAATGCACTCCATAAAATTAAACATATTGATTTTCAGTTTAATCAATCTGTGGATATTCCGCATACGTTTCAACAAACGGATAATGAAATTGAAAAAATAGACATAGATATAGCTAATGGTCCAATGAGGATTGTTGCTTGGGATCAAGCTGATGTTCGGATTGAATGTCAAGCAAAGGTATATCGTTCAGATGACAGAGAAGAGGCGAGGAAATATTTTCTTGATAACACAATCTTTTCCATTGAAAATGGATTATTATGCTTTGCTACACAATCAAAATGGATGAGAGTAGAAACGGTGGTTTATATTCCTAAAAAGGAATATAAGAAAATAACAATTAGAATCTTTAACGGTGGACTTACAGGTGAAGATATCCAATCCGAATTATTAACTGTGAAAACAACGAATGGAAAAGTGGAACTAGCAAAATTGGAAGGTAAAAAATTCGAAGTAGATACGGTGAATGGTCAAATCAATGTGAAAGATTCGAAAGTAGATGAAATTGAAGCTGAAACAGTAAATGGCACAGTCGATGTTTCCGGAATTTTTCAGGTAGCTGAACTTCAGTCATTTAATGGTAATATTACATGTACATTACCTAAGACAGGTGCAAAAAGAATAGAAGCAAAAGTAGTTACTGGTAATATTAATATATATGTCCCAGAGGGAGCTACGATTGACGGGGATGTGCGTTCTAATCTAGGTAGTTATAAGCTTGACCTTGAAGGCATCAATGTTTCACATGAAAAGAAAGAAATTGTTCAAAAGCAAATACAGTTCAAGCGACCAGGAAGTGATGAAGAGGTTATCCGTCTGCTTGCAGACACAAAGACAGGGTCAGTACTTGTTAGGCATAGTGAGAGTTTATAG
- a CDS encoding phage holin family protein has translation MKWLLGILINGLLFIAFAGFFEGFEVSSFGAALAASLVLSILNMLVRPILIILTLPVTIITLGLFLFVINAITLWMTDALMGSKFEISGFGLAILIAILMSVINLIIQKTVIEPKTKK, from the coding sequence ATGAAATGGTTACTTGGTATTTTGATCAATGGATTATTATTTATTGCTTTTGCTGGATTCTTCGAAGGGTTTGAAGTATCCAGTTTTGGGGCAGCATTGGCAGCGAGCCTCGTATTATCGATCTTAAATATGCTTGTCAGACCGATCCTTATTATTTTAACATTGCCCGTTACTATAATAACTTTAGGCTTGTTCTTGTTTGTTATAAATGCCATCACGTTATGGATGACTGATGCGTTAATGGGAAGTAAATTTGAAATATCTGGTTTTGGATTAGCAATATTGATTGCGATATTGATGTCAGTTATTAATCTAATCATCCAAAAAACAGTAATAGAACCAAAAACAAAAAAATAA
- a CDS encoding nucleoside recognition domain-containing protein, giving the protein MWQSSIKNGAVTGVKTTWTLGKVIFPITLIVVMLQHTPILPWIINKLEPVMGLLGLSGDAAIPLVLGNFLNLYAGIAGIFSVELSVKEVFIIAMMMSFSHNLFIESAVAIKVGVKIWIIVAVRVGLALLSAVLINLVWSGGQEIAQYGIIPVNEKQVVGMTAIAAVGLKKALLGVAQLAVIVIPLMVCIQLMKDYGWLSIFSKWLAPFTRLLGMKENTSTTMAAGLFFGLAMGAGVMIQAVQEDGVSKKDVTLAFIFLVACHAVVEDTLIFIPLGIPVLPLLVIRLVTAILLTLLVASVWKRVKLTEERNVA; this is encoded by the coding sequence ATGTGGCAGTCCTCGATCAAAAATGGAGCAGTAACGGGGGTAAAAACGACATGGACATTAGGAAAAGTTATTTTTCCTATTACATTGATCGTAGTTATGCTCCAACACACGCCAATTTTACCGTGGATCATTAATAAATTAGAGCCAGTTATGGGCCTTTTAGGCTTATCGGGAGATGCTGCTATTCCATTAGTACTTGGAAACTTTCTGAATCTATATGCAGGAATTGCAGGGATATTTTCAGTTGAATTATCGGTAAAAGAAGTGTTTATTATCGCAATGATGATGTCATTTTCGCATAATTTATTTATCGAATCCGCTGTTGCGATTAAAGTAGGAGTGAAAATCTGGATCATTGTGGCTGTTCGAGTTGGATTGGCACTGCTGTCAGCTGTGCTGATTAATTTAGTTTGGAGTGGCGGACAGGAAATTGCGCAGTATGGTATAATTCCAGTCAATGAAAAACAAGTTGTAGGAATGACTGCAATTGCGGCAGTCGGACTTAAAAAAGCCTTGCTAGGAGTTGCTCAATTAGCTGTAATTGTCATTCCGCTTATGGTATGCATCCAGTTAATGAAAGATTATGGATGGCTGTCAATCTTTTCAAAGTGGTTAGCGCCATTCACACGACTATTAGGAATGAAAGAAAATACATCAACAACAATGGCTGCAGGGCTGTTTTTCGGACTTGCCATGGGTGCTGGCGTGATGATACAAGCTGTACAAGAAGATGGGGTAAGCAAAAAGGATGTTACGCTTGCTTTTATTTTCCTTGTTGCATGTCACGCAGTAGTGGAGGATACTCTTATTTTTATTCCGCTCGGTATACCGGTATTGCCCCTCCTGGTTATCAGGCTTGTAACAGCTATTTTACTAACCTTACTTGTGGCGTCGGTTTGGAAGCGAGTTAAATTGACAGAAGAAAGGAATGTAGCATAA